The genomic interval TCAGATTTGATGGCATCTCCAATGACGGTAAAGTCATTCAATTTGTCGGGCCTACCGGCGTTGGTAAAACAACAACGATCGCAAAAGTTGCCGCATCCAATGTGCTGACATATAAAAAACGGGTGGCACTGGTTACAGCAGACACATACCGAATAGCAGCTGTTGAACAATTGAAGACTTATGCCAGTATCCTCAATGTACCGCTGAAAATTGCGTATAATGCAGAGGACTACCAGACTGCGATACGGGAATTTGCATCCTTTGATTTAATCTTGGTAGATACAGCTGGACGGAATTTTCGGGATAAAAAATATGTACAGGAACTTAAAGAGATTGTTCATTTTCAAGAATCAATTGAAACATATTTAGTACTTTCGCTTACAGCTAAATCGAATGACATCATGGAAATATACAATCAATTCGACCATTTACCGATTAAAAAGATTATTTTCACAAAGGCAGATGAAACACGTCAATTCGGCAGCATACCGAACGTCGCCTTAAAGAAAAGCGCAGGCGTTGCGTTTATAACAAACGGCCAAGACGTACCCGATGACATCATTGAAGCTTCCCCCGAAGTAATAAGTGATTACATCTTAGGTGATTATTGTGATACGTGATCAGGCAGAACGGCTTAGACGAAAGCTGGCTGCTGCAAATCATCCGAAAACAGCGAGGACGATTGCGGTGGCAAGTGGTAAGGGTGGTGTTGGGAAGTCGAATCTGGCATTGAATATGTCACTTGAGTTAATAAAGCATGATAAACGTGTACTGTTGTTTGACCTTGATGTAGGGATGGGGAATATTGATATTTTACTCGGTATGGACGTCGATCAAACGATTGTAGACATGTTTGCCGAACGACTGCCAATTGATGAAATGATCCAAATTGGTCCACGTGGACTTGCCTATATTGCAGCGGGGTCAGGATTGAATGATCTATTTACCATGGAACCGGATAACCGGGAGTATTTTTTTCAACAGTATGAAGCGCTTGTGGATTTATATGATTATATTATTTTTGATATGGGTGCTGGAGTGACATTGGACAGTCTGTCATTCATACTTGCCTCTGATGAGTGCATCATTGTCACCACCCCGGAGCCAACGTCCATTACAGATGCTTACGGTATGATTAAGCATATTGTAAATAACCATCCGGAATTGCCCATTTCCGTCGTAATGAACCGTGCCCCATCAGTTATAAAGGGAGAGCGAGCTCTAGAGCGATTCCGTCGCGTAATTATGCAGTTCTTGAAAGTAGATGTTAGAAAGCTCGGGATACTACCGGATGATCAAGTAGTTTCTGATGCTGTTATTCGGCAAACCCCTTATATCCTTTTAAACGGAAAGACAGCTGTATCCATAGCAACAAAACAGATTGCTGCCAATATTTTATCTGAAGCATCAATCCCGAGAAAACAGCCATCCGTATCGTTTGTACAAAAATTAAAAAAGCTAATGCTAAAGAGGTAAACCAATGAAACCAATTCGTGTTGCAGTCATTGATGATTCCGCATTTATGCGTAAAATGATAACCGATATATTGTCAAGTGATGACCGGCTTGAGGTAGTTACTACAGCCACAAATGGGAAAGATGCACTTAAAAAGATTCATAGGTGGCGTCCTGACGTTATTATCCTTGATATTGAAATGCCTTTAATGGATGGGGTGCCTATATTAAGAGAGATAATGACAACTATCCCCACCCCAGTGGTCATGTTGTCCGGTGTGACTGAGAAAGAGACTCTAAAAACAACGCAGGCCATTGCCATGGGGGCAGTCGATTTCATAGTCAAACCATCAGCATCAGTTTCACTAGATATGGAAACGTTGAAGGAAGAGATAATCACTAAAGTTGCTGCGGCTTCGCAGGTACATGTTTCGTACAAACCATATACAAAATCCCACGAGGTTACAACTAAGCGTGGTTCTGGAATGTATAGTCAAACAATTATTGGAATTGGCGCCTCAACGGGGGGTCCAAAGGCATTACAAGAAATGCTGGCTCATGTTCCTGAAGGTGTGTCGTCTCCCATACTAATTGTTCAGCACATGCCGGCGGGGTTTACATATTCATTAGCAAAACGGTTGGACACAATTGTTGATATCCATGTGAAAGAAGCTGTACATGGTGAAGTGATTCAGCCAAGCACTGCCTATATTGCTCCAGGAGACTACCACATGAAAGTACGACATTCCGGGATGAAACATGTTATTGAACTGACGC from Lentibacillus cibarius carries:
- the flhF gene encoding flagellar biosynthesis protein FlhF, whose protein sequence is MKVKKYVAPTMPEAMKKIRQELGTEAVILNSREVEKKSGFLGLFKKRNIEVIAALDPQPKPDKKQEVVTRPAAAKNRQAEDHVISEIRQLKNLVKEQAKEQFSYPVDYQEVYDHLLNQEIDADLAKEIIDNVIDKHTTKNNTAPVYETIWHDTRCELESRLGAVRFDGISNDGKVIQFVGPTGVGKTTTIAKVAASNVLTYKKRVALVTADTYRIAAVEQLKTYASILNVPLKIAYNAEDYQTAIREFASFDLILVDTAGRNFRDKKYVQELKEIVHFQESIETYLVLSLTAKSNDIMEIYNQFDHLPIKKIIFTKADETRQFGSIPNVALKKSAGVAFITNGQDVPDDIIEASPEVISDYILGDYCDT
- a CDS encoding MinD/ParA family protein; translated protein: MIRDQAERLRRKLAAANHPKTARTIAVASGKGGVGKSNLALNMSLELIKHDKRVLLFDLDVGMGNIDILLGMDVDQTIVDMFAERLPIDEMIQIGPRGLAYIAAGSGLNDLFTMEPDNREYFFQQYEALVDLYDYIIFDMGAGVTLDSLSFILASDECIIVTTPEPTSITDAYGMIKHIVNNHPELPISVVMNRAPSVIKGERALERFRRVIMQFLKVDVRKLGILPDDQVVSDAVIRQTPYILLNGKTAVSIATKQIAANILSEASIPRKQPSVSFVQKLKKLMLKR
- a CDS encoding chemotaxis response regulator protein-glutamate methylesterase, with the translated sequence MKPIRVAVIDDSAFMRKMITDILSSDDRLEVVTTATNGKDALKKIHRWRPDVIILDIEMPLMDGVPILREIMTTIPTPVVMLSGVTEKETLKTTQAIAMGAVDFIVKPSASVSLDMETLKEEIITKVAAASQVHVSYKPYTKSHEVTTKRGSGMYSQTIIGIGASTGGPKALQEMLAHVPEGVSSPILIVQHMPAGFTYSLAKRLDTIVDIHVKEAVHGEVIQPSTAYIAPGDYHMKVRHSGMKHVIELTREHVRHGHRPSVDILFESMARLSNINKIAVVLTGMGSDGSNGIYALKKNDPNVVVLAESESSATIYGMPKAAMETGYVDHIASVKEMGKCIASVMKT